Sequence from the Chloroflexota bacterium genome:
AATCTTAGCCAGAACCACCGCTCGCTTGTTCTCCTTCTTGCTCAACGTCACCATCTCCGTATTCATACTTTAATGGTGACATATTCACTGAACAGTTAACAGGTGACAGAATCATAGACCATTCACATAATCCCCGAGCGACCCTTGACTCCACCATCTAATTCTAATAAAGTGAATGGTAAAATTGAGCATCAACAGCGCTGGCTTAATGTTTCGTTCGGAAGATGGGGGTGTAAGAATGATACACAGTTTTGAATCTAGCCCAGTTATCTCTTATCACTTGATGTATTTAAGGGACAAGAATACGGAACCGAGCCAATTCAGGGAGCATCTGATACAGCTAGGCACATTTCTGGGCTATGAAATCGCCAGGGCATTGCCAAAGAGGCAGAAGAAAGTGCTCACCCCGATGAACTATGAGGCCACCGCTGAAGTATTACACAACAGTAGTACTGTATTAATAGCTATTCTGAGGGCTGCCCTGCCATTGACGGAGGGTTTGCTGCGCATTTTGCATTGCGATGTCGGATTTGTGGGGCTTTCCAGGGACGAAGAGACCCTCAAGCCTAGATTCAGATATGCCGGTGATATAGATGTGGAAGATAAGAACGTTGTCTATGCAGATACTATGATCGCCACCGGCGGCTCAATAATAGAGCTGGATAGAATCGTCTGCGAGAAAGGCAAGCCGAAAAGAAAGGTCCTCGCTGGGGCTATATCTACAGATTATAGCTTAGATAGAATCAAGAAAGCTATACCGGAAATAGAGATATATGTTGCAGGCATCGACAACAAAGTTTATGAAGAGGGCTTCATCGCCCCTGGTTTGAATGGCAAAGGCTATATTGTGCCTGGTTTAGGAGACGCGGGCGATCGGTCCTTTGGCAAGACAGTTTGACACGAGGCCAGCAGTTATGTTAGACTCTGTAAAGAGTAAGTAGCTGTTCTTCTGGCTGGGGCGGTCGATACCTTTGCAGATGTTGTAAAGAGCGGGGACCGCCCCTTGTTGTATCTGGAGGGCATTTTTTAGTCCCAGTGTGAGGAACCATAAGGACGCCATGATAATAACTCCCCCTCCTCGTGGGTACGATAGACAGTTCAGGCAAGAGATAGCTCACCATCTATTGCAGGCTGCCCTGCGGGCTGTCGATCCGAAGGAGACCATTCGGCGTTATGTCCGTCTCCGCGGACACGATCTGAAAATCGGCGAACGGGCCTATGATCTCCACCAATATCGAAGAATTATGGTGGTCGGAGCGGGAAAGGCGACGGCACCGATGGCCCAGGCCCTGGAAGAGATGCTTGGTGATTGGCTGAGTGGCGGGATCATTAACGTTAAGTATGGATACATCGCTCCCACCTCTAAGATCGAGCTCAACGAGGCCGGTCACCCCATCCCTGATGAGAAGGGGGTGGCTGGAACGAAGTGCATCGCGGATCTGGTACGCTCGGCTGGGAGGGACGATCTGGTCATCTGCTTACTCTCCGGCGGGGGTTCGGCCCTGTTAACCCTCCCTTCAGAGGGGATATCCCTGGCGGATAAACAGCGGCTTACCGAGCTCTTGCTGCGTTCAGGAGCGACGATCAACGAGATCAACACAGTGCGCAAACACCTCTCGCAACTTAAAGGGGGAGGACTGGCCAGTCTAGCCTATCCTGCCCAGGTTATATCCCTGATTCTCTCCGATGTGATTGGCAACTCGCTGGATGTGATAGCCTCCGGACCAACAGTGGCCGACCCGACCACTTTCCAAGAGGCTTATGCCGTTCTTGAAGCCTATAAGCTGGTGGACGAA
This genomic interval carries:
- the upp gene encoding uracil phosphoribosyltransferase, whose product is MIHSFESSPVISYHLMYLRDKNTEPSQFREHLIQLGTFLGYEIARALPKRQKKVLTPMNYEATAEVLHNSSTVLIAILRAALPLTEGLLRILHCDVGFVGLSRDEETLKPRFRYAGDIDVEDKNVVYADTMIATGGSIIELDRIVCEKGKPKRKVLAGAISTDYSLDRIKKAIPEIEIYVAGIDNKVYEEGFIAPGLNGKGYIVPGLGDAGDRSFGKTV
- a CDS encoding glycerate kinase; the protein is MIITPPPRGYDRQFRQEIAHHLLQAALRAVDPKETIRRYVRLRGHDLKIGERAYDLHQYRRIMVVGAGKATAPMAQALEEMLGDWLSGGIINVKYGYIAPTSKIELNEAGHPIPDEKGVAGTKCIADLVRSAGRDDLVICLLSGGGSALLTLPSEGISLADKQRLTELLLRSGATINEINTVRKHLSQLKGGGLASLAYPAQVISLILSDVIGNSLDVIASGPTVADPTTFQEAYAVLEAYKLVDEVSRPVVAHLLAGCRGLTPDTPKPGDAIFTRVYNLVIGGNDSAARAAMKEAIDGGFNTLLLSTYVEGEAREVANVFAAIAKEIHFSGGPLARPACVIAGGETTVTVKGDGLGGRNQELALAAAIKIDGLEDVTIISVATDGTDGPTDASGAIADGTTLRRARGLGLKAVDYLVNNDSYHFFQRLGDLIITGPTNTNVNDLIFVFVV